In the genome of Crassaminicella thermophila, the window AATATCAGACAAAGAAAAAGAATATACAGAGGCAAAAAGATTACTTAAATTTCTTCATTATTTTTCTACTATTGAAGAAGATCACTTGATTCCACAGACTTCTATAATTAAAGAATTTATAGGAGGAAGTTGTTTTATAGATTAATCCATTACATTATTGTAATGGATTTTTCTACAGTAATGATAATTTCCCTCCTGCTAACAAAGAATTCCATGCTATATTATAATATGTGTATGAGAAAAAATATGTTCATAAAAGAATCGATGCATTGGTTTATCGTATTGATTCTAGGGTATAGTATATTATTGAAAAAGGAAGTGTTGATGTGTTTGTTATTGTAATAATTTTTATGATTATAGGGTTAATAGGTGTTTTTATACCAGGATTACCAGGAAATGGATTGATATTTTTGTCAACTCTTGGATATGGGCTGCTAACAAAATTTGAGAAAATAAGTATGTCAATGATTATTTTTTTTGGTATTCTTACAATGTTAGCTTTTTTATTTGATTATGCAGCAAGTATTTTAGGTGCAAAAAAATTTGGAGCTACAAAAGCAGGAATCATAGGAGGTGTTTTAGGAGGACTTAGTGGTATATTGGTATTTAGTCTACCAGGATTATTAATAGGACAATTTCTTGGGACATTGATTGGAGAGTTATATTATGGAAAAGCGTTAAATGTATCAATAAAATCTGGCTTTGGAACGATTATTGGATATGTTTTAGGCGTTATTGTGAATACAACAATTGGACTTACAATAATCGGATTATTTATATTGAAAGTAAAATAAAATGGAGTGATTATGATGTTAAATATAGGTTCACATTTAAGTGTTTCTAAGGGATATGAAAATATGGGAAAGGTAGCCCTAAAAATGGGTGCAAATACCTTTCAATTTTTTACAAGAAATCCTAGGGGAGGTAGTGCGAAAGAATTAGATCTTGAAGATATAAAAAAGTTAAAGAAATTAATGGAAGAAAATAACTTCGCACCAATTTTGGCTCATGCACCCTATACATTAAATATGGCTTCATACAAAGAAGATACTTGGAACTTTGCAAAGAGAGCTTTTGCTGATGATTTAAAAAGGCTAGAGATTATTCCTTGTTCGTTATACAATTTTCATCCAGGAAATCATACAGGAAAAGGTGTAGAATATGGAATTGAGAGAATAGCAACGGTATTAAATGAAATTATGACAGGAAATGAAAGTACTATGGTTTTATTAGAAACCATGTCGGGAAAAGGGACAGAAATAGGGGCTACTTTCGAGGAACTTAGAATGATTATAGATAAGGTAAAATATAGTGAATTGATAGGTATAACATTAGATACATGTCATGTTTTTAGTGCTGGATATGATATTGTAAATAATCTAGATGGAGTATTAGAAGAATTTGATAAGATATTAGGACTAGATAGATTAAAAGCGATTCATTTGAATGACAGTATGACTGAATTAGGAAGTCGTAAAGATAGGCATGCAGGAATAGGTGAAGGGAAAATAGGGCTTGAAGCTATTATAAATATTATTCATCATCCTGTATTAAAAGATTTACCATTTTTCTTGGAAACTCCTTATGATGTAGAAGGACATCAAAGAGAAATTGAATTGTTAAAAATGTATTAAATATTATGGAGAGAAAACAGGAGAATAAGCTCCTGTTTTTTTGATTTGATAAACAATATTGACTTATCTGAATTTTTGTTCTATAATAAAACTACCGAACGACAGGTAGGCGAGGAGGATATTGTGAGTGTAGATAAAATTAAATCTGTTGCATTAAATTTGTTTGCTGTTCATGGCTATGAAGGAACTTCTCTATCTTATATTGCAGAAGGAGTAGGGATTAAAAAAGCTTCAATATATCATTATTTTAAATCTAAAGAGGATTTATTCTTAAGTATTTTTGATGATATTTTAAATGCTGAGATTCAACATATAAAAACAATTGCTGTAGAGATTGAATTTTATACTGTTGAAGAAAAATTGTATAGAATTTTTAAATATTACTATGAAAAAAATCAGACAAATAAAGCAGAAACAAACTTTTGGAAGAGAGCCATGTTATTTTCACCACCATCTTTATCAGAAAAGATTAAGAAAAAATTTACTACATATGAAAAGGCTTCTGATGAAATGCTTTCAGCTATTTTTTATGAAGGAATGAAAAGAGGCGTAATCAAATCAAATAATATAAAGAATTTATTAGCTGCTTTTTATTGTTTAATAGATGGTTTGTTTGTAGAAATTCAATATTATGGAGAAAAAGAATACAAACCAAGAATAGATAGCATTTGGAACGTGTTTTGGACAGGGATTATAAATATTGATTAAGGAGAATTATTAAGTATATAAAAGATTTAAAAATATTTTGGGGAAGGTGTGTATATGGATATTAATTTGATTGGTATTCCTATTTTTTATGGTGCTGATAAAAGAGGACCTGAATATGCTCCATCAAAACTTAGGGATAAAGATATCGTATCCGTTTTAAGCAAACACAATCATAGAGTTTATGATTTTGGAAATCTTCATGTTCCAGAAATAAAAGAATATAATAAATTCTATTCCCACCATAATTTAAAATATTTAAAAGCTATAGTAGAAGTAAATACAAATCTAGCTCATGTTGTATATTCATCTTTAAAAGCCAATAGTTTTCCACTTGTTATTGGAGGAGATCATTCGATTGGTTTAGGCAGTATTTCAGGAGTTAGTAAAGCATACAAAAATATTGCTGTTATATGGATGGATGCCCATGGAGATATTAATACCCAAGATACCAGTGAAAGTGGAAATATTCATGGTATGTCTTTAG includes:
- a CDS encoding DUF456 domain-containing protein; the encoded protein is MFVIVIIFMIIGLIGVFIPGLPGNGLIFLSTLGYGLLTKFEKISMSMIIFFGILTMLAFLFDYAASILGAKKFGATKAGIIGGVLGGLSGILVFSLPGLLIGQFLGTLIGELYYGKALNVSIKSGFGTIIGYVLGVIVNTTIGLTIIGLFILKVK
- a CDS encoding deoxyribonuclease IV, coding for MLNIGSHLSVSKGYENMGKVALKMGANTFQFFTRNPRGGSAKELDLEDIKKLKKLMEENNFAPILAHAPYTLNMASYKEDTWNFAKRAFADDLKRLEIIPCSLYNFHPGNHTGKGVEYGIERIATVLNEIMTGNESTMVLLETMSGKGTEIGATFEELRMIIDKVKYSELIGITLDTCHVFSAGYDIVNNLDGVLEEFDKILGLDRLKAIHLNDSMTELGSRKDRHAGIGEGKIGLEAIINIIHHPVLKDLPFFLETPYDVEGHQREIELLKMY
- a CDS encoding TetR/AcrR family transcriptional regulator, giving the protein MSVDKIKSVALNLFAVHGYEGTSLSYIAEGVGIKKASIYHYFKSKEDLFLSIFDDILNAEIQHIKTIAVEIEFYTVEEKLYRIFKYYYEKNQTNKAETNFWKRAMLFSPPSLSEKIKKKFTTYEKASDEMLSAIFYEGMKRGVIKSNNIKNLLAAFYCLIDGLFVEIQYYGEKEYKPRIDSIWNVFWTGIINID